A genome region from Halichondria panicea chromosome 15, odHalPani1.1, whole genome shotgun sequence includes the following:
- the LOC135348476 gene encoding uncharacterized protein LOC135348476, which yields MNFLIELYQKAFWRRPRGVQLGGQSTGASSVLVINNFKTYSITTASNGQDETLVTKREKKVMAAPVPLELGLLALQFQKIFWGMSYHDLSTIAFSVVVINGVMTHANPTVSDGRGTHAETLFIREANVLLMGQIQQGDNIAITINLSKSPCFMCREDLEDFLESLIKKGATVSFTLRIANLYFGDGGGRKQNIDDLVFWLFHLNENIVHTLIQPIKVVTEIPHYRPQGVSDDEWEKIQGKRRDKDTSIDTIVTTVDQLRAIAPRPVNTRRLFTNLTDVKETLEAREKRTFYKSSQSSIAAYVAVAQVQIIAVNTVGRSKEKIFGPIEAHGDGGCCDTLSRIDLHKKPQSWSILSKTIVLAVTHLPCRDCLANITRIPHDVVKPRLILRVANIIYEKTTVDWLLKCHREGLIVELQAINVTEELGQVNCEQNASPEKRQQWEDAKRQRQELDLEVRKNVQLINDEVWLSTVNSLKELSL from the coding sequence ATGAATTTTCTAATTGAACTATATCAGAAAGCATTCTGGAGAAGACCGAGAGGAGTGCAATTAGGGGGGCAATCAACTGGAGCATCTAGTGTTCTTGTCATCAATAACTTTAAGACTTATTCAATCACAACAGCGAGTAACGGTCAAGATGAGACTTTGGTCACTAAAAGAGAAAAGAAAGTCATGGCTGCACCGGTACCTCTAGAACTAGGACTTTTGGCATTGCAATTCCAGAAAATATTCTGGGGGATGTCATATCATGATCTATCAACTATAGCATTTAGTGTTGTTGTCATCAATGGAGTTATGACTCATGCTAACCCAACAGTGAGTGACGGTCGAGGAACCCATGCTGAGACTTTATTCATCAGAGAAGCTAATGTTTTACTCATGGGACAGATACAACAAGGAGACAATATTGCAATCACTATCAATCTCTCAAAGAGCCCATGCTTCATGTGTAGAGAAGATTTGGAAGATTTCCTCGAGTCTTTAATAAAAAAAGGAGCAACAGTTTCATTTACACTCCGCATAGCAAATCTGTACTTCGGAGATGGAGGAGGTAGAAAACAAAATATCGACGATTTGGTATTTTGGCTTTTTCATTTAAACGAAAATATAGTGCATACGCTTATTCAGCCCATTAAGGTTGTCACTGAAATTCCTCATTACAGACCTCAAGGAGTTAGTGATGATGAGTGGGAAAAAATACAAGGAAAGAGAAGAGACAAAGATACgagcatagatactatagtgACCACAGTTGATCAACTACGAGCTATTGCTCCAAGACCAGTGAATACTAGGAGGCTCTTTACAAATTTGACGGACGTGAAAGAAACACTGGAAGCTAGAGAAAAGCGAACATTCTACAAAAGTAGTCAATCATCAATAGCTGCGTATGTGGCAGTGGCACAAGTGCAAATAATTGCTGTAAATACAGTAGGTAGGAGTAAAGAAAAAATTTTCGGACCAATCGAAGCGCATGGTGATGGAGGATGTTGTGATACATTATCacgtatagatctacataaaaaaCCGCAAAGTTGGAGTATATTGAGTAAGACTATTGTATTAGCTGTGACGCACTTGCCATGCAGAGACTGTTTAGCAAATATCACTCGTATTCCTCATGATGTGGTTAAGCCAAGACTCATATTACGTGTGGCTAACATTATTTATGAAAAGACTACTGTCGACTGGCTATTGAAATGTCACCGAGAAGGACTAATAGTAGAACTCCAGGCAATCAATGTAACAGAGGAACTAGGCCAAGTTAATTGCGAACAGAATGCTTCACCAGAGAAGAGACAACAGTGGGAGGATGCTAAGAGACAAAGACAAGAATTAGATTTAGAGGTACGAAAAAATGTCCAACTAATTAATGATGAAGTATGGCTGAGCACTGTAAACAGCTTAAAGGAACTGTCATTGTGA
- the LOC135348487 gene encoding uncharacterized protein LOC135348487, protein MAGKDVRTLGDLGDLLKPQEDRCRFYKVNSLDSSTIVAVYQVRLEPSGEVYRDRSDSDKEHAELDAIKKIKKWLDERNVTGQTTISLTTMATYSPCLECQSAILDMLVDWEERLKLTVNYKLRIGYLYHGKPPQSDGAIREQLADWKWNMKDRGANFTLEPIAVWDELPVPSLDTRQENPEDVIRERKLYDSKIADHVQKINAAPRQMKIDKYTEPRALRLPKSEPDLC, encoded by the exons ATGGCCGGTAAGG ATGTGAGAACACTAGGTGACCTCGGTGACCTGCTCAAGCCACAAGAAGACAGGTGTCGCTTCTATAAAGTTAACTCACTAGACAGCTCAACAATAGTAGCTGTATATCAAGTGAGACTGGAACCGAGTGGGGAGGTATATCGAGATAGATCAGATTCAGATAAGGAGCACGCCGAGCTAGATGCCATTAAGAAGATAAAAAAATGGCTTGATGAGAGGAATGTAACTGGACAAACAACAATCAGTCTCACCACGATGGCTACATATAGCCCTTGCTTAGAGTGTCAATCTGCAATACTGGACATGCTCGTGGATTGGGAAGAGAGGCTTAAGCTTACTGTCAACTACAAGCTCCGCATTGGCTACCTGTATCATGGAAAACCACCCCAAAGCGATGGAGCAATTAGAGAACAACTGGCTGACTGGAAATGGAATATGAAAGACAGGGGAGCCAACTTTACACTAGAACCAATAGCAGTGTGGGATGAACTACCAGTACCAAGTCTTGACACTCGTCAAGAGAACCCTGAAGACGTTATACGTGAACGAAAATTATACGACTCTAAAATTGCAGATCATGTTCAGAAAATTAACGCTGCACCGAGACAAATGAAAATTGACAAATACACAGAACCAAGAGCACTGAGACTACCTAAAAGTGAGCCTGACCTTTGTTGA